Proteins from a single region of Apostichopus japonicus isolate 1M-3 chromosome 21, ASM3797524v1, whole genome shotgun sequence:
- the LOC139962694 gene encoding lambda-crystallin-like, translated as MAESGSKGKIGIVGSGLVGKSWAMIFASAGYNVVIYDILPSQVKDALASVKTQLKDLNKSGMLRGSLSADEQFSLISGCSNLHDTVKDAIYVQECVPENLELKEQVFKEMEAFVDDDTILASSTSCIPPSKFTKDLQRRSQCLVAHPVNPPYHAPLVEVVPSEWTNPAFMDKAKKILEEVGQVPVCMKQELPGFVLNRVQYVIINECWRLVTEGVISAEDIDKVMWAGLGMRYAFIGPLEVMHLNAEGMENYIERYGPTIESVSSTFGPTPNYSGPGLAEVVRQMKELIPLDKLAEQRKRRDDRLAALAKLKRDFDKQDKSS; from the exons ATGGCAGAATCTGGAAGCAAAGGCAAGATCGGAATTGTAGGGAG TGGACTTGTCGGCAAGAGTTGGGCTATGATTTTCGCCAGCGCTGGATATAATGTTGTCATTTATGATATCCTACCATCGCAG GTCAAAGATGCTCTGGCGTCAGTCAAGACCCAGTTAAAGGACTTGAACAAGTCTGGCATGTTGAGAGGTTCATTATCAGCAGATGAACAATTTTCTCTTATCTCTGGATGCAGTAATCTACACGATACAGTGAAAGATGCAATATACGTTCAG GAATGCGTGCCAGAGAATCTGGAACTTAAGGAACAAGTCTTCAAGGAAATGGAAGCATTTGTTGATGACGATACCATTTTAGCCAGCTCTACGTCTTGTATACCGCCCTCTAAATTTACCAAAGACCTTCAAAGGAGATCCCAGTGCCTTGTGGCTCATCCA gtCAATCCACCGTACCACGCTCCATTGGTGGAGGTTGTCCCTTCTGAATGGACGAATCCTGCCTTTATGGACAAAGCCAAGAAGATCCTGGAAGAAGTCGGACAAGTTCCCGTCTGTATGAAACAAGAGTTACCTGGATTCGTCCTGAATCGTGTGCAGTACGTCATAATAAACGAGTGTTGGAGATTAGTCACG gAAGGAGTAATCTCAGCAGAGGACATTGACAAGGTTATGTGGGCGGGGCTTGGGATGAGGTATGCATTCATTGGTCCGTTAGAGGTGATGCATCTCAATGCAGAAG GAATGGAAAATTATATCGAAAGGTACGGCCCTACCATAGAGAGTGTTTCATCCACGTTTGGGCCGACTCCAAACTACTCCGGACCGGGCCTGGCGGAGGTGGTCAGACAGATGAAGGAGTTGATTCCTCTCGACAAATTAGCAGAGCAGAGGAAGAGGCGAGACGACAGACTCGCAGCTTTAGCAAAATTGAAGCGGGATTTTGATAAACAAGATAAATCAAGTTGA